The genomic DNA TCGGGACACAGACCCGTGGATACTACCAAATTCACGGCTGTGCCCGGTAGCACTTGCTGGCCTGATAACGGGTCCTGACTTATCACATCTCCCGATGGAACTGTATCACTGCACTCCTGTGTAATCAAACCTACCGTCAACCCGGCTCCTACTATCGCATCCTCCGCCGAATTCTGAGCCATACCTACTACATTCGGAACCGTTACCGGACACGGACCCGTGGATACTACCAAATTCACGGCTGTGCTCGGTACCACTTGCTGGCCTGATAACGGGTCCTGACTTACCACATCTCCCGATGGAACTGTATCATTGCACTCCTGTGTAATCAAACCTACTGTCAACCCGGCTCCTACTATCGCATTCTC from Candidatus Hydrogenedens sp. includes the following:
- a CDS encoding PASTA domain-containing protein, whose translation is ENAIVGAGLTVGLITQECNDTVPSGDVVSQDPLSGQQVVPSTAVNLVVSTGPCPVTVPNVVGMAQNSAEDAIVGAGLTVGLITQECSDTVPSGDVISQDPLSGQQVLPGTAVNLVVSTGLCPEGEGSLEGTPEGTVEGEGTAEGSTEGVVEGTPEGVVEGTPEGVVEGNPEGIPEGVVEGEEEKPPHSADQDGDWKISLSELLRVIQFFNMGGYYPCPTGEDGYCPGIIK